A single window of Candidatus Kapaibacterium thiocyanatum DNA harbors:
- a CDS encoding rod shape-determining protein (functions in MreBCD complex in some organisms) has protein sequence MARFGLFSNDVGIDLGTANTLIWQKGKGIVLNEPTIVAFDRTTKHIISIGREAQEMVGRTHREIKTIRPLKDGVISDFEIAEGMLRAFIRKLSSSWQPARRMVICVPSGITEVEKRAVRDSAEHAGAKEVHLIAEPMAAAIGVGLDVHEPMGNMIVDIGGGTTEIAVIALSGIVADESIRIAGDELTSSIVNYFKRQHNILIGDRTAEIIKCHVGSAFPLDEELEIEVKGRDMVSGIPRSIIISSEEIREALNENVTVIVEAVLNLLEKTPPELSADIYDRGIILTGGGALLKGLDERLRRETKLPVHVAEDPLTAVVRGTGKVLEDLSGYSNVLIKSKRY, from the coding sequence ATGGCCCGTTTTGGACTGTTCTCCAATGATGTCGGTATCGACCTTGGTACTGCAAACACCCTGATCTGGCAGAAAGGCAAAGGGATCGTGCTCAATGAGCCGACCATCGTGGCCTTCGATCGTACGACGAAGCACATCATTTCGATAGGCCGGGAAGCGCAGGAAATGGTGGGGCGTACGCACCGGGAAATCAAGACGATACGTCCCTTGAAGGACGGCGTCATCTCCGACTTCGAAATCGCCGAAGGCATGCTGCGGGCCTTCATCCGTAAACTGTCGAGTTCATGGCAGCCCGCGCGTCGTATGGTGATCTGCGTTCCGTCCGGCATCACCGAGGTGGAAAAACGCGCCGTACGGGATTCTGCGGAACACGCCGGCGCCAAGGAAGTCCACCTCATCGCCGAACCCATGGCCGCCGCCATCGGTGTGGGCCTCGACGTCCACGAACCGATGGGGAACATGATCGTGGATATCGGCGGGGGAACGACGGAGATCGCCGTCATCGCCCTGTCCGGTATCGTTGCCGACGAATCGATCCGTATCGCAGGCGACGAGCTCACGAGCTCCATCGTCAACTACTTCAAACGCCAGCACAACATCCTTATCGGCGATCGTACGGCGGAGATCATCAAGTGCCATGTGGGCTCGGCCTTCCCGCTCGACGAAGAGCTGGAGATCGAAGTCAAGGGCCGTGACATGGTGAGCGGCATCCCCCGCTCCATCATCATCTCGAGCGAGGAGATCCGCGAGGCTCTCAACGAGAACGTCACCGTCATCGTCGAAGCCGTCCTCAACCTCCTCGAAAAGACGCCGCCTGAACTTTCGGCGGATATCTACGATCGTGGCATCATCCTCACGGGCGGTGGCGCCCTGTTGAAGGGACTCGACGAGCGTCTGCGCCGCGAGACGAAGCTGCCGGTCCATGTAGCCGAAGACCCGCTCACGGCCGTCGTGCGCGGCACCGGCAAGGTTCTCGAAGATCTCAGTGGATACTCGAACGTCCTGATCAAGTCGAAGCGCTACTGA
- a CDS encoding rod shape-determining protein MreC encodes MQRFIAFVVRFKNYIALCALVVMSFAMMSFGSLSQLGGFRAVVVGSIGWLQSLFAWIPNPVALKSENLALRELNLQLSVESARSRQAMVENATLRRMLELPKLTEYRLIAADVVGKTTTQLRNYATINKGGADGLKEGMCCITDAGLVGLIIGVSDHYAVVQLLLNRDTRVAAKVQRSRVDGIIAWEGETYLTLKNIPKSFDVQAGDVVLTSNYSSRYPANLVIGRLTQVEDENNSLFRRVVVEPAVNFATLEQVFIVEYIPNTERLELEHATDERMRQRSQQR; translated from the coding sequence ATGCAGCGGTTCATCGCATTCGTCGTCCGCTTCAAGAACTACATCGCCCTCTGTGCGCTGGTGGTGATGAGCTTCGCCATGATGAGCTTCGGCAGCCTGTCGCAGCTCGGCGGGTTCCGCGCCGTCGTCGTAGGCTCCATCGGGTGGTTGCAGAGCTTGTTCGCCTGGATTCCGAATCCGGTGGCGCTGAAGAGCGAGAATCTTGCCCTGCGCGAACTCAATCTCCAGTTGTCGGTGGAAAGTGCGCGAAGCCGCCAGGCCATGGTGGAGAACGCCACGCTGCGCCGCATGCTGGAACTTCCGAAGCTGACGGAGTATCGACTGATCGCCGCCGACGTGGTAGGGAAGACGACGACACAGTTGCGGAACTACGCCACCATCAACAAGGGCGGCGCCGATGGCCTCAAGGAAGGCATGTGCTGTATCACCGATGCAGGCCTGGTGGGACTGATCATCGGTGTGTCGGATCATTATGCCGTGGTCCAGCTCCTGCTCAACCGCGATACGCGGGTGGCGGCGAAGGTCCAGCGTTCCCGCGTCGATGGCATCATCGCCTGGGAAGGCGAGACGTATCTGACGCTGAAGAACATTCCGAAGTCGTTCGATGTCCAGGCTGGCGACGTCGTCCTTACGTCCAACTACAGCAGCCGGTATCCGGCGAACCTCGTCATCGGCCGCCTTACACAGGTCGAGGACGAGAACAATTCGCTCTTCCGCCGCGTGGTGGTGGAGCCCGCCGTGAATTTCGCGACGCTGGAACAGGTCTTCATCGTCGAGTATATTCCGAATACCGAACGGCTGGAGCTGGAGCATGCGACGGACGAGCGGATGCGCCAGCGCTCACAACAACGATAG
- a CDS encoding rod shape-determining protein MreD encodes MNVLFDRTQFATNPALRFVAYAVVAMVLSVIHVVFLRFVAVSSVTPDLLLILTVWIALVEGQFVGMFAGFASGILFDIVSADVLGSNALAKTVAAFVAGYFWREGFAMQTIGSYRFLLIVALCGGLHNVLYFFFYVKPMQISFPMFFLTYGVATTLYTTVAAVFPMLYVNRKKEW; translated from the coding sequence ATGAATGTACTGTTCGATAGGACTCAGTTCGCGACCAATCCGGCCCTGCGCTTCGTGGCATATGCCGTCGTCGCCATGGTGCTGTCCGTCATTCACGTCGTCTTCCTTCGGTTCGTCGCCGTCAGCAGCGTCACACCCGATCTCCTGCTGATCCTCACGGTCTGGATCGCTTTGGTCGAAGGTCAGTTCGTCGGTATGTTTGCCGGGTTCGCCAGTGGTATCCTGTTCGATATCGTATCGGCCGACGTACTCGGCAGTAATGCACTCGCCAAGACGGTGGCGGCCTTCGTGGCCGGCTATTTCTGGAGGGAAGGGTTCGCCATGCAGACGATCGGAAGCTATCGCTTCCTGCTGATCGTGGCGCTGTGCGGGGGATTGCACAACGTGCTCTACTTCTTCTTCTACGTCAAGCCGATGCAGATCTCGTTCCCCATGTTTTTTCTGACGTACGGCGTGGCCACGACGCTGTACACCACCGTTGCCGCCGTCTTCCCGATGCTCTACGTCAACAGGAAGAAGGAGTGGTAG